The proteins below are encoded in one region of Effusibacillus dendaii:
- a CDS encoding TetR/AcrR family transcriptional regulator: MSEKTKSIPSLVKDPELVKVRRNQIIQAAMDLFVQKGFHKTTTREIARESGIGIGTLYEYIQSKEDVLYLVCDHIHSEVEQKLDEEMTHGRTGRETLVNSIGDFFRIMDQMQDSVLLIYQEMKSLPNEMLHYVLAKEELITSRFERILERGIEDGSLSLQPGYVKLTAHNIVVLGEMWAFRRWALSRHYSLEEYISHQTALVLHEMKSGR, from the coding sequence GTGTCGGAGAAAACCAAATCGATTCCGTCTTTGGTGAAAGATCCAGAGCTGGTCAAAGTCAGACGAAACCAGATTATTCAGGCCGCCATGGATTTGTTTGTGCAAAAGGGATTTCATAAAACGACAACTCGTGAGATTGCCCGGGAAAGCGGCATCGGAATCGGGACGCTTTATGAATATATCCAGTCGAAAGAGGATGTGCTCTACCTGGTATGTGATCACATCCATTCCGAGGTCGAACAAAAACTGGATGAGGAAATGACACATGGTCGGACAGGACGGGAGACGCTCGTCAATTCGATTGGTGATTTTTTTCGGATCATGGATCAGATGCAGGATTCGGTCCTGCTTATCTACCAGGAGATGAAATCGCTTCCCAATGAAATGCTGCACTATGTACTTGCGAAAGAAGAATTGATCACGAGCCGGTTTGAACGGATTTTGGAACGCGGCATTGAGGATGGGTCGCTTTCTTTGCAGCCGGGTTACGTCAAGCTCACAGCACATAACATTGTAGTACTGGGTGAAATGTGGGCGTTCCGCCGTTGGGCGCTCAGCCGCCATTACTCGCTGGAAGAGTATATTTCGCACCAGACCGCGCTGGTGCTGCATGAAATGAAATCGGGGAGGTAG
- a CDS encoding YqgQ family protein, which yields MAEDLFKVRELLKRFHVFVYTGNDQDDAVLMEAELEDLREMGLIELDEYMQAKLLLARVKNRH from the coding sequence ATGGCAGAAGACCTGTTTAAGGTGAGGGAGCTGTTGAAACGTTTTCATGTCTTCGTATATACGGGGAATGACCAGGATGATGCGGTGTTGATGGAGGCGGAATTGGAAGATCTGCGTGAGATGGGGCTCATCGAGCTTGACGAATATATGCAGGCAAAACTGCTGTTGGCACGTGTAAAAAACAGGCATTGA